In the Arachis ipaensis cultivar K30076 chromosome B10, Araip1.1, whole genome shotgun sequence genome, one interval contains:
- the LOC107623492 gene encoding serine protease SPPA, chloroplastic isoform X2 has protein sequence MSKLLVPPPPTLHNFTSIRTLSSYTSPSRLPLLSIIPKLPSFSTRNSRSRTRLPLPRAFDSDSDSNSEAAVDNNQTVTIPDEEYPTGEFKFEPVTGFRSLLVKLNMLFALPWERVRKGSVLTMKLRGQISDQVKTRFSPGLSLPQICENFVKAAYDPRISGIYLHIEGLNCGWGKVEEIRRHILNFKQSGKFVVAFVPTCQEKEYYLACACEEIYAPPSAYFSLFGLTVQASFLRGVLDNIGIEPQVERIGKYKSAGDQLARRTISEENCEMLTALLDNIYSNWLDKVSSAKGKKREDIENFINEGVYQVDKLKEEGLISNIIYDDEVIAMLKERTGVKTEKNLPMVDYRKYSRVKKWTVGIPSGKDLIAIIRASGSISRVESQVSVSSSGIIAEKFIEKIRSVRESKKFKAAIIRIDSPGGDALASDLMWREIRLLAASKPVIASMADVAASGGYYMAMGTQAIVAESLTLTGSIGVVTGKFNLGKLYEKIGFNKEVISRGRYAEVLAAEQRPFR, from the exons ATGTCGAAGCTTCTTGTTCCACCACCGCCCACTCTTCACAACTTCACTTCCATTCGCACCTTATCCTCTTACACTTCTCCTTCTCGCCTTCCTCTTCTCTCCATTATTCCCAAACTACCCTCCTTCAGCACTCGCAACTCTCGTAGTAGGACTCGCCTTCCCCTCCCTCGCGCTTTCGATTccgattctgattccaattctgaAGCTGCCGTTGACAATAATCAAACTGTTACGATTCCTGATGAGGAGTATCCCACTGGCGAATTCAAATTCGAACCAGTTACTGGATTCCGGAGCTTGCTCGTCAAGCTTAACATGCTCTTTGCCTTACCCTGGGAGCGCGTTCGCAAGGGTAGCGTCCTCACCATGAAGCTTCGTGGCCAG ATATCCGATCAGGTGAAGACTAGGTTTTCTCCTGGACTCTCTCTGCCTCAGATTTGTGAGAATTTCGTGAAAGCTGCTTATGATCCTCGTATTTCTGGGATCTATCTGCATATTGAAGGTTTGAATTGTGGGTGGGGCAAAGTTGAGGAAATTCGAAGACACATATTGAATTTCAAACAATCGG GAAAGTTCGTTGTGGCTTTCGTCCCTACATGCCAAGAAAAAGAATATTACCTTGCATGTGCGTGTGAAGAGATATATGCGCCCCCAAGTGCTTACTTTTCATTGTTTGGATTGACTGTTCAAGCCTCATTCCTTAGAG GGGTTTTAGATAATATAGGAATTGAACCACAAGTTGAAAGGATTGGGAAATATAAAAGTGCAGGAGATCAACTAGCACGAAGAACCATTTCCGAAGAAAATTGTGAAATGCTGACTGCATTGCTTGATAACATCTATTCAAATTGGCTAGATAAAGTCTCTTCTGCCAAAG gaaagaaaagagaagacatCGAGAACTTCATAAATGAAGGTGTCTATCAAGTAGATAAGCTTAAAGAAGAGGGCCTCATATCGAACATAATCTATGATGATGAG GTTATTGCCATGTTGAAGGAGAGAACTGGAGTGAAAACAGAGAAAAATCTGCCTATGGTGGATTATAG GAAATACTCTCGAGTTAAGAAATGGACCGTTGGAATACCAAGTGGTAAAGATTTGATAGCCATCATTCGAGCCTCCGGGAGCATTAGCCGTGTTGAGAGCCAAGTAAGTGTGTCTAGCTCAGGTATCATTGCGGAGAAGTTCATTGAGAAGATTCGCAGTGTCAGAG AGTCAAAAAAATTTAAGGCTGCTATCATCCGAATTGATAGTCCTGGAGGAGATGCTCTTGCTTCTGATTT GATGTGGAGAGAAATCCGGCTTTTGGCTGCTTCAAAACCAGTCATTGCTTCAATGGCTGATGTGGCAGCAAGTGGAGGGTACTACATGGCAATGGGAACACAAGCCATTGTTGCAGAAAGTCTTACCTTAACTGGTTCAATTGGAGTGGTCACAG GAAAATTTAACCTGGGAAAGTTGTATGAGAAGATTGGCTTTAACAAGGAGGTCATATCCAGAGGAAGATATGCTGAAGTCCTTGCAGCCGAACAACGTCCATTCAG GTAA
- the LOC107623492 gene encoding serine protease SPPA, chloroplastic isoform X1, whose amino-acid sequence MSKLLVPPPPTLHNFTSIRTLSSYTSPSRLPLLSIIPKLPSFSTRNSRSRTRLPLPRAFDSDSDSNSEAAVDNNQTVTIPDEEYPTGEFKFEPVTGFRSLLVKLNMLFALPWERVRKGSVLTMKLRGQISDQVKTRFSPGLSLPQICENFVKAAYDPRISGIYLHIEGLNCGWGKVEEIRRHILNFKQSGKFVVAFVPTCQEKEYYLACACEEIYAPPSAYFSLFGLTVQASFLRGVLDNIGIEPQVERIGKYKSAGDQLARRTISEENCEMLTALLDNIYSNWLDKVSSAKGKKREDIENFINEGVYQVDKLKEEGLISNIIYDDEVIAMLKERTGVKTEKNLPMVDYRKYSRVKKWTVGIPSGKDLIAIIRASGSISRVESQVSVSSSGIIAEKFIEKIRSVRESKKFKAAIIRIDSPGGDALASDLMWREIRLLAASKPVIASMADVAASGGYYMAMGTQAIVAESLTLTGSIGVVTGKFNLGKLYEKIGFNKEVISRGRYAEVLAAEQRPFRPDEAELFAKSAQHAYKQFRDKAALSRSMTVDKMEEVAQGRVWTGNDAASRGLVDAIGGLSRAIAIAKSKANIPQDREVTLVEISRPSPSLPQILLGVGSSLIGAEQTLKELLQGLTFSEGVQARMDGIMFQTLEGSPYTNPILSIIKDYLSSL is encoded by the exons ATGTCGAAGCTTCTTGTTCCACCACCGCCCACTCTTCACAACTTCACTTCCATTCGCACCTTATCCTCTTACACTTCTCCTTCTCGCCTTCCTCTTCTCTCCATTATTCCCAAACTACCCTCCTTCAGCACTCGCAACTCTCGTAGTAGGACTCGCCTTCCCCTCCCTCGCGCTTTCGATTccgattctgattccaattctgaAGCTGCCGTTGACAATAATCAAACTGTTACGATTCCTGATGAGGAGTATCCCACTGGCGAATTCAAATTCGAACCAGTTACTGGATTCCGGAGCTTGCTCGTCAAGCTTAACATGCTCTTTGCCTTACCCTGGGAGCGCGTTCGCAAGGGTAGCGTCCTCACCATGAAGCTTCGTGGCCAG ATATCCGATCAGGTGAAGACTAGGTTTTCTCCTGGACTCTCTCTGCCTCAGATTTGTGAGAATTTCGTGAAAGCTGCTTATGATCCTCGTATTTCTGGGATCTATCTGCATATTGAAGGTTTGAATTGTGGGTGGGGCAAAGTTGAGGAAATTCGAAGACACATATTGAATTTCAAACAATCGG GAAAGTTCGTTGTGGCTTTCGTCCCTACATGCCAAGAAAAAGAATATTACCTTGCATGTGCGTGTGAAGAGATATATGCGCCCCCAAGTGCTTACTTTTCATTGTTTGGATTGACTGTTCAAGCCTCATTCCTTAGAG GGGTTTTAGATAATATAGGAATTGAACCACAAGTTGAAAGGATTGGGAAATATAAAAGTGCAGGAGATCAACTAGCACGAAGAACCATTTCCGAAGAAAATTGTGAAATGCTGACTGCATTGCTTGATAACATCTATTCAAATTGGCTAGATAAAGTCTCTTCTGCCAAAG gaaagaaaagagaagacatCGAGAACTTCATAAATGAAGGTGTCTATCAAGTAGATAAGCTTAAAGAAGAGGGCCTCATATCGAACATAATCTATGATGATGAG GTTATTGCCATGTTGAAGGAGAGAACTGGAGTGAAAACAGAGAAAAATCTGCCTATGGTGGATTATAG GAAATACTCTCGAGTTAAGAAATGGACCGTTGGAATACCAAGTGGTAAAGATTTGATAGCCATCATTCGAGCCTCCGGGAGCATTAGCCGTGTTGAGAGCCAAGTAAGTGTGTCTAGCTCAGGTATCATTGCGGAGAAGTTCATTGAGAAGATTCGCAGTGTCAGAG AGTCAAAAAAATTTAAGGCTGCTATCATCCGAATTGATAGTCCTGGAGGAGATGCTCTTGCTTCTGATTT GATGTGGAGAGAAATCCGGCTTTTGGCTGCTTCAAAACCAGTCATTGCTTCAATGGCTGATGTGGCAGCAAGTGGAGGGTACTACATGGCAATGGGAACACAAGCCATTGTTGCAGAAAGTCTTACCTTAACTGGTTCAATTGGAGTGGTCACAG GAAAATTTAACCTGGGAAAGTTGTATGAGAAGATTGGCTTTAACAAGGAGGTCATATCCAGAGGAAGATATGCTGAAGTCCTTGCAGCCGAACAACGTCCATTCAG ACCAGATGAAGCAGAGTTATTTGCCAAATCTGCACAGCATGCTTATAAACAATTTCGAGACAAGGCAGCTTTATCCAGATCAATGACT GTAGATAAGATGGAGGAGGTTGCGCAGGGTAGGGTTTGGACTGGCAATGATGCAGCTTCACGCGGTTTGGTCGATGCTATTGGTGGGCTATCACGAGCTATTGCCATCGCAAAATCGAAGGCAAACATACCTCAAGACAGAGAG GTTACTCTTGTGGAGATCTCTAGACCTAGCCCTTCTCTTCCCCAGATTTTATTAGGCGTAGGAAGTTCTCTAATTGGAGCAGAACAAACATTGAAAGAATTGTTACAAGGCTTGACATTCTCTGAAGGAGTTCAAGCTCGGATGGATGGAATCATGTTTCAGACATTGGAGGGATCTCCTTATACTAACCCCattttgtcaataataaaagATTACCTCAGTTCCCTGTAA
- the LOC107624176 gene encoding pentatricopeptide repeat-containing protein At1g18485: MGCLAPQLPLSSHHLHNRRILDSSTQIPKSSLTPSIHRNHNLRLAGNFNDAVTSLHFNSNDAVSTSQSITALLQQCILHKNIQLGRTLHSLISTSPQLRNDVVLTTRLITMYAACASPSESRSVFQNFPNKKDLFLYNALLSGYARNALYRDAILLFVELISVAGLLPDNFTLPCAVKACAGLTEVELGEALHALALKLGLCSDSFVGNALIAMYGKCGFVESAFKVFEKMPRRNLVSWNSIMLVCSENGLFDEICGLFKGLLLNDGGDEGSVPDVVSVVTMVPVVAAMGEVKLGMLLHGLALKLGLCGDLKVSNSLMDMYSKCGYLCEARVVFDLISDKNVVSWNSMIRGYSKAGDSRGTFELLRKMTMEEKILVNEVTVLNVLPACLEKIHLLSLKEIHGYALRRGLQNDELVANAFVAAYPKCGSMDCAERVFNGMAGKTVSSWNALIGALAQNGFPEKALDLYLVMTASGLDPDWFTIGAILLACAQLKLLRSGKEIHSFMLRNGLESDEFIGISLLSLYINCGEMLPAKLLFDKMENKSSVCWNTMITGFSQNGLPCEALDTFRQMLSSGTHTQEIALMGVMDACSQVSALRLGKEVHSFALKAHLTEDTFVTCSLIDMYAKCGCMEQSQNIFERIIEKDEASWNVIIAGHGVNGNGLKALELFELMQRSGCRPDSYTFMGVLMACNHTGLVTEGLKYLDQMQTLHGIKPKLEHYSCVVDMLGRAGQLSEALKLVNELPYEPDSGIWSSLLSSCRNYRDLDIGEKASKKLLELGPEKVENYVLLSNLYAGLGKWDDMRQVRRKMKEIGLQKDAGCSWIEIGGKVYRFLVGDGGFLESKQVQKTWVKLEKKISKIGYKPDTSCVLHELEEEEKIKILKSHSEKLAISFGLLHTAEGTTLRVCKNLRICVDCHNAIKLVSKVVEREIIVRDNKRFHHFKSGLCSCGDYW, translated from the coding sequence ATGGGTTGTTTGGCGCCACAACTGCCACTCTCATCCCATCACCTCCATAACCGCCGCATTCTTGACTCATCCACTCAAATCCCAAAATCATCCCTCACTCCCTCAATCCACCGAAACCACAATCTCCGCCTCGCCGGCAACTTTAACGACGCCGTGACCTCTCTCCACTTCAACTCCAACGACGCCGTTTCAACGTCACAATCCATTACAGCGCTGCTCCAGCAATGCATTCTCCACAAAAACATCCAACTTGGCCGGACCCTTCATTCACTCATCTCCACGTCCCCTCAGCTCCGCAACGACGTCGTTCTCACTACCCGCTTAATCACCATGTACGCCGCATGCGCCTCACCCTCCGAATCACGTTCAGTGTTCCAGAATTTTCCCAACAAGAAAGACCTATTCCTCTACAACGCGCTTCTCAGCGGTTACGCGCGCAACGCGCTCTACCGTGACGCCATTTTGCTCTTCGTTGAATTGATCTCCGTCGCAGGGCTTCTGCCGGACAATTTCACGCTGCCATGTGCTGTCAAGGCCTGCGCCGGGCTCACCGAGGTGGAACTCGGGGAAGCGCTTCACGCGCTTGCGTTGAAGCTGGGACTGTGCTCTGATTCGTTTGTGGGGAATGCGCTTATTGCTATGTATGGGAAGTGTGGGTTTGTTGAGAGTGCGTTCAAGGTGTTTGAGAAAATGCCTCGGAGAAACTTGGTTTCCTGGAACTCAATTATGCTTGTGTGCTCGGAGAACGGGCTTTTTGATGAGATTTGTGGTCTGTTTAAGGGGCTTTTGTTGAATGATGGTGGTGATGAAGGTTCGGTACCTGATGTTGTTAGTGTGGTCACAATGGTTCCTGTGGTTGCTGCAATGGGTGAAGTGAAATTGGGGATGCTGCTTCATGGTTTGGCTTTGAAACTGGGGCTTTGTGGTGACTTGAAGGTTAGTAATTCACTTATGGATATGTATTCGAAATGTGGTTACTTGTGTGAGGCGCGAGTTGTGTTTGATTTGATCAGTGACAAGAATGTTGTGTCTTGGAATTCTATGATTAGAGGGTACTCCAAGGCTGGTGATTCTCGCGGAACATTTGAGCTGCTACGGAAGATGACAATGGAAGAGAAAATATTGGTAAACGAGGTGACAGTGTTGAATGTTCTGCCAGCTTGTTTAGAAAAGATTCACTTGTTAAGCTTGAAAGAGATTCACGGTTATGCCCTTAGGCGTGGGCTTCAGAATGATGAATTAGTAGCCAATGCTTTTGTTGCTGCGTACCCAAAGTGTGGTTCAATGGATTGTGCTGAGCGTGTGTTTAATGGAATGGCGGGGAAAACTGTGAGCTCTTGGAATGCATTGATTGGTGCCCTTGCGCAAAATGGATTTCCTGAAAAGGCTTTAGACTTGTACCTTGTGATGACGGCTTCTGGGTTGGATCCTGATTGGTTTACAATTGGAGCCATTCTACTCGCTTGTGCCCAACTCAAACTCCTACGCTCTGGCAAGGAGATTCATAGTTTCATGTTGCGAAATGGTTTAGAATCAGATGAGTTTATTGGGATATCGTTGCTGTCGCTTTATATTAACTGTGGAGAAATGTTGCCAGCAAAACTCCTTTTCGATAAGATGGAAAACAAAAGTTCAGTGTGCTGGAATACAATGATTACTGGCTTTTCACAGAATGGACTTCCTTGTGAGGCCCTTGATACATTCCGGCAAATGCTTTCAAGTGGAACTCACACTCAAGAGATTGCCTTAATGGGTGTTATGGATGCTTGTTCACAAGTTTCAGCCTTGCGGCTGGGAAAAGAAGTTCATTCCTTTGCACTGAAAGCTCATCTTACAGAGGATACCTTTGTAACTTGCTCACTGATAGACATGTATGCAAAATGTGGATGCATGGAACAATCTCAAAACATTTTTGAGAGGATAATTGAGAAAGATGAAGCATCTTGGAATGTTATAATTGCAGGACATGGAGTTAATGGGAATGGATTGAAGGCATTAGAACTTTTTGAACTAATGCAAAGATCGGGCTGCAGACCAGATTCTTATACATTTATGGGAGTTCTGATGGCCTGTAACCATACTGGCTTGGTGACAGAAGGGTTAAAATATCTTGATCAGATGCAGACTTTGCATGGCATAAAGCCAAAATTAGAGCATTATTCATGTGTGGTGGATATGCTTGGTCGGGCAGGACAACTCAGTGAAGCTCTAAAACTTGTAAATGAGCTGCCATATGAACCAGATTCGGGGATATGGAGTTCATTACTTAGTTCCTGTAGGAATTATCGTGATTTGGATATAGGGGAGAAAGCTTCCAAAAAGTTATTAGAGTTGGGGCCAGAAAAAGTTGAGAATTATGTACTGCTATCGAACTTATATGCTGGGCTAGGAAAATGGGACGACATGAGACAGGTGCGGCGGAAGATGAAGGAGATTGGCCTTCAGAAAGATGCAGGCTGCAGTTGGATTGAAATCGGAGGAAAGGTTTATAGATTTCTTGTTGGTGATGGAGGCTTTTTAGAatcaaaacaagttcaaaagaCTTGGGTTAAATTGGAGAAAAAAATAAGCAAAATTGGATATAAACCCGACACAAGTTGTGTGCTTCAtgaactagaagaagaggaaaagattAAAATTCTTAAGAGCCATAGTGAGAAGCTAGCAATTTCATTTGGTTTGTTACATACAGCTGAAGGTACAACGCTGAGGGTTTGTAAAAATCTTCGCATTTGTGTAGATTGTCACAATGCAATAAAATTGGTATCCAAGGTTGTTGAAAGGGAGATTATTGTTAGGGACAATAAGCGCTTTCATCATTTTAAAAGTGGACTTTGTTCCTGTGGAGATTATTGGTAG
- the LOC107623926 gene encoding uncharacterized protein LOC107623926, with translation MASVASASPGRRTPPSAADSGNSNPHSPKSNQVESATNNGVSHTEEKKLDLPDELDHLDSTECIERFRKYDAEYTRRLMAKYFSGKTVFGGNNIFDEQITIGDEIIKSSRLPCFRSYTDPVVGVEEQSSNGSTTIPNGKHLPKKN, from the exons atggCAAGCGTAGCTTCAGCTTCCCCAGGTAGACGCACGCCTCCTTCCGCCGCCGATTCCGGTAACTCCAACCCTCACTCTCCGAAGAGCAACCAG GTGGAATCTGCCACAAACAATGGGGTTTCTCATACTGAAGAGAAAAAACTTGACTTGCCTGATGAACTTGA TCATTTGGACAGCACAGAGTGCATTGAAAGGTTCAGAAAATATGATGCCGAATACACTCGTCGTTTGATGGCAAAGTACTTCTCTGGGAAAACAGTATTTGGAG GGAACAACATATTTGATGAGCAAATAACAATAGGGGATGAAATTATAAAGTCAAGCAG GTTGCCTTGTTTCCGGTCATATACGGATCCTGTTGTAGGTGTTGAAGAGCAAAGCAGCAATGGATCTACTACCATCCCGAATGGGAAGCACTTGCCGAAGAagaattga